A genomic region of Raphanus sativus cultivar WK10039 chromosome 6, ASM80110v3, whole genome shotgun sequence contains the following coding sequences:
- the LOC108807189 gene encoding E3 ubiquitin-protein ligase SIS3, giving the protein MAMRGVDFKLYDGFFLSMLAISVIIVGINWKRYSRCEYPLHIWIVVDYTTVFIFRVLMFLDNALAARLGLDFGSQQRNIGFCGRVVVLSLLSLLLYPFLWAWTVIGTIWFIRAKSCLPEDGQKWGFLIWLVFSYCGLLCIDCICVGKWLARRQVHSLRAQQGIPSSEFGILVDMIRVPDWAFEAAGQEMRSMNQDAATYHPGLYLTPAQTEAVEALIQELPKFRLKAVPDDCGECLICLEEFQIGHEVRGLPCAHNFHVECIDQWLRLNVKCPRCRSSVFPDLDLRALSNLQSSETQQPPQGNTETTEARYIRSQPQSESYFLRLQPVIHPPVHTDTALETAENVGVVPPVLAGGSQSRR; this is encoded by the exons ATGGCGATGAGAGGTGTCGATTTCAAGTT GTACGATGGGTTCTTCTTGTCTATGCTTGCCATTAGTGT AATTATTGTTGGTATCAACTGGAAGAGGTATAGTAGGTGCGAGTACCCTTTGCATATATGGATTGTG GTCGACTACACCACCGTCTTTATCTTCCGCGTCCTTATGTTTCTTGACAATGCTCTTGCTGCTCGTCTCGGCTT GGATTTTGGAAGTCAACAGCGGAACATTGGGTTTTGTGGGAGAGTCGTGGTGCTCTCTCTCCTATCTCTCCTTCTCTATCCATTTCTCTGGGCTTGGACTGTTATCGGTACTATTTGGTTTATTAGGGCTAAAAGCTGT ttaccTGAAGATGGCCAAAAATGGGGTTTCCTCATTTGGCTCGTGTTCAGCTACTGTGGACTCCTCTGCATTGATTGCATCTGTGTCGGAAAG TGGTTGGCCCGAAGACAGGTACACTCACTACGTGCTCAGCAGGGAATTCCGAGTTCAGAATTTGGT ATTTTGGTTGACATGATTAGGGTACCCGACTGGGCATTTGAAGCCGCAGGACAAGAGATGAGAAGCATGAATCAAGATGCTGCTACTTACCATCCTGGACTTTACTTGACTCCTGCTCAG ACGGAAGCTGTTGAGGCACTCATTCAAGAACTTCCAAAGTTCAGGCTAAAAGCTGTCCCAGATGATTGCGGCGAATGCTTAATCTGCTTAGAGGAGTTCCAGATTGGACATGAG GTTAGAGGATTACCTTGCGCCCATAATTTCCATGTGGAGTGCATAGACCAGTGGCTGCGTTTGAATGTCAAATGTCCTCGGTGCCGGAGCTCGGTCTTTCCAGACCTTGATCTCAGAGCATTATCCAACCTCCAGAGTTCAGAAACACAACAGCCCCCACAGGGGAACACGGAGACGACAGAAGCTCGGTACATAAGAAGCCAACCACAAAGCGAGAGCTATTTCTTGAGACTTCAACCCGTAATCCACCCTCCTGTCCACACAGACACCGCTCTGGAGACTGCAGAGAATGTTGGAGTTGTTCCTCCTGTTTTGGCCGGTGGATCTCAATCTAGGAGATGa
- the LOC108809514 gene encoding two-component response regulator ARR5, translating into MAEVMRSETLNISNNTSSLASPELLHVLAVDDSIVDRKFIERLLRVSSCKVTVVDSATRALQYLGLDGDNNSGGVEDLKINLIMTDYSMPGMTGYELLKKIKESSAFREIPVVIMSSENILPRIDRCLEEGAEDFLLKPVKLADVKRLRDSLLKAEERVFKNMMHKRELEANDIYSQLKRAKI; encoded by the exons ATGGCGGAGGTTATGCGTTCTGAGACGTTAAACATATCCAACAACACTTCTTCCTTAGCGTCTCCGGAGCTTCTTCATGTTCTCGCCGTTGATGATAGCATCGTCGATCGGAAGTTCATCGAACGGCTACTCAGAGTCTCTTCATGTAAAG tGACTGTTGTCGATAGTGCGACAAGGGCTTTGCAATACCTTGGATTAGATGGAGACAATAACTCTGGTGGAGTTGAG GATCTGAAGATTAATCTGATAATGACGGATTACTCTATGCCTGGGATGACTGGATATGAACTACTCAAGAAGATCAAA gaaTCATCAGCTTTCAGAGAAATTCCAGTTGTGATTATGTCGTCAGAGAACATCTTGCCTCGTATTGATAG ATGTCTTGAAGAAGGTGCTGAAGATTTCTTATTGAAGCCTGTGAAATTGGCTGATGTGAAAAGATTAAGAGATTCTTTACTGAAAGCTGAGGAAAGAGTTTTCAAGAACATGATGCACAAAAGAGAGCTAGAAGCCAATGATATCTACTCACAGCTAAAACGCGCCAAGATTTGA
- the LOC108813871 gene encoding uncharacterized protein LOC108813871 isoform X1: MISDSITNASASAAPSARDMGKKKRQTNRAAKLKQSKLGLRREQWLSQVAMINKGDKEETCPNRKTGNGKTVLPVENLEVQRGGEEEAHHHESFISNSPNSILNSIPDFSSGSSSGSGGSCSGNITEEEEEDAAADDDDNDDGCLDDWEAFADALAADEEKKHEKVNPPPEEHESVIKQSASLRDSSDVKPVRKQKSNQAWRADDKLRPQGLPNLGKQRSFPVMNMHFSSVAVPSSCPICYEDLDLTDSSFLPCPCGFRLCLFCHKTICDGDGRCPGCRKPYEKNTVKVETSVHPGGLTIRLARSSSMFCRS, encoded by the exons ATGATTTCTGATTCGATCACCAACGCATCTGCTTCTGCAGCCCCAAGCGCGAGGGATATGGGGAAGAAGAAAAGG CAGACGAACAGGGCGGCGAAATTGAAACAGAGCAAGCTTGGTCTCCGCCGTGAGCAATGGCTTTCTCAAG TTGCGATGATTAACAAAGGGGATAAGGAGGAGACGTGTCCCAATCGAAAAACTGGAAATGGAAAAACTGTTCTTCCGGTTGAGAACTTAGAAGTGCAGcgtggaggagaagaagaagcacaTCATCACGAGAGCTTTATTTCGAATAGCCCCAACAGTATCCTCAATTCAATCCCTGATTTTAGCAGCGGGAGTAGCAGTGGGAGTGGTGGCTCTTGCTCTGGTAATataacagaggaagaagaagaggatgctgctgctgatgatgatgacaacGACGACGGTTGCTTGGATGACTGGGAGGCTTTTGCTGATGCTTTAgcagctgatgaagaaaaaaagcATGAGAAAGTGAATCCTCCTCCTGAAGAGCATGAGAGTGTCATCAAGCAATCAGCTTCGCTTAGGGATTCATCTGATGTGAAGCCTGTAAGGAAGCAAAAGAGCAACCAGGCGTGGAGGGCAGACGATAAGCTCCGTCCTCAGGGTCTGCCTAATCTGGGGAAGCAGCGTAGTTTCCCTGTCATGAACATGCATTTTAGTTCCGTGGCAGTGCCGTCTTCATGCCCCATTTGCTACGAGGATCTGGACTTGACGGATTCTAGTTTCTTGCCATGCCCTTGTGGGTTCCGGCTCTGCCTTTTCTGCCACAAGACGATCTGCGATGGAGATGGGCGTTGTCCAGGCTGCAGGAAGCCGTATGAGAAGAACACAGTGAAGGTCGAGACTAGTGTTCACCCTGGTGGTCTGACTATTAGGCTTGCTCGTTCCTCTAGCATGTTTTGCAGGTCTTGA
- the LOC108813871 gene encoding uncharacterized protein LOC108813871 isoform X2, whose protein sequence is MISDSITNASASAAPSARDMGKKKRTNRAAKLKQSKLGLRREQWLSQVAMINKGDKEETCPNRKTGNGKTVLPVENLEVQRGGEEEAHHHESFISNSPNSILNSIPDFSSGSSSGSGGSCSGNITEEEEEDAAADDDDNDDGCLDDWEAFADALAADEEKKHEKVNPPPEEHESVIKQSASLRDSSDVKPVRKQKSNQAWRADDKLRPQGLPNLGKQRSFPVMNMHFSSVAVPSSCPICYEDLDLTDSSFLPCPCGFRLCLFCHKTICDGDGRCPGCRKPYEKNTVKVETSVHPGGLTIRLARSSSMFCRS, encoded by the exons ATGATTTCTGATTCGATCACCAACGCATCTGCTTCTGCAGCCCCAAGCGCGAGGGATATGGGGAAGAAGAAAAGG ACGAACAGGGCGGCGAAATTGAAACAGAGCAAGCTTGGTCTCCGCCGTGAGCAATGGCTTTCTCAAG TTGCGATGATTAACAAAGGGGATAAGGAGGAGACGTGTCCCAATCGAAAAACTGGAAATGGAAAAACTGTTCTTCCGGTTGAGAACTTAGAAGTGCAGcgtggaggagaagaagaagcacaTCATCACGAGAGCTTTATTTCGAATAGCCCCAACAGTATCCTCAATTCAATCCCTGATTTTAGCAGCGGGAGTAGCAGTGGGAGTGGTGGCTCTTGCTCTGGTAATataacagaggaagaagaagaggatgctgctgctgatgatgatgacaacGACGACGGTTGCTTGGATGACTGGGAGGCTTTTGCTGATGCTTTAgcagctgatgaagaaaaaaagcATGAGAAAGTGAATCCTCCTCCTGAAGAGCATGAGAGTGTCATCAAGCAATCAGCTTCGCTTAGGGATTCATCTGATGTGAAGCCTGTAAGGAAGCAAAAGAGCAACCAGGCGTGGAGGGCAGACGATAAGCTCCGTCCTCAGGGTCTGCCTAATCTGGGGAAGCAGCGTAGTTTCCCTGTCATGAACATGCATTTTAGTTCCGTGGCAGTGCCGTCTTCATGCCCCATTTGCTACGAGGATCTGGACTTGACGGATTCTAGTTTCTTGCCATGCCCTTGTGGGTTCCGGCTCTGCCTTTTCTGCCACAAGACGATCTGCGATGGAGATGGGCGTTGTCCAGGCTGCAGGAAGCCGTATGAGAAGAACACAGTGAAGGTCGAGACTAGTGTTCACCCTGGTGGTCTGACTATTAGGCTTGCTCGTTCCTCTAGCATGTTTTGCAGGTCTTGA
- the LOC108813150 gene encoding LOW QUALITY PROTEIN: aldehyde dehydrogenase family 2 member B4, mitochondrial (The sequence of the model RefSeq protein was modified relative to this genomic sequence to represent the inferred CDS: inserted 1 base in 1 codon), which produces MAVRRVSSLLSRSFSTSSPFLSRSLGRNLNNGSRIVRRFGTSSAAEEVISPSVQVSYTKLLIDXNFVDAASGKTFPTLDPRTGEVIANVAEGDAEDINRAVKAARKAFDEGPWPKMTAYERSMIMLRFADLVEKHSEELAALESWDNGKTYEQAITAEIPMLARLFRYYAGWADKIHGLTVPADGNYHVQTLHEPIGVAGQIIPWNFPLLMFAWKVGPALACGNTIVLKTAEQTPLTAFYVGKLFLEAGLPPGVLNIVSGFGATAGTSLASHMDVDKLAFTGSTDTGKVILGLAANSNLKPVTLELGGKSPFIVFEDADIDKAVELAHFALFFNQGQCCCAGSRTYVHEKVYDEFVEKAKARALKRVVGDPFKKGIEQGPQIDSKQFEKVMKYIRSGVESNATLECGGGQFGDKGYFIQPTVFSNVKDDMLIAQDEIFGPVQSILKFSDVDEVIRRANNTRYGLAAGVFTKSLDTANRVSRALKAGTVWVNCFDVFDAAIPFGGYKMSGNGREKGIYSLNNYLQVKAVVTPLNNPAWI; this is translated from the exons ATGGCGGTTCGTAGAGTGTCTTCTCTATTATCACGATCCTTTTCAACTTCCTCTCCCTTTCTCTCTCGTTCTCTAG GGAGAAATTTGAATAATGGAAGTAGGATCGTACGGAGATTTGGAACATCATCTGCAGCTGAAGAAGTCATAAGCCCATCGGTTCAAGTTTCTTACACAAAGCTCCTCATCG GGAACTTCGTTGACGCTGCTTCTG GTAAGACGTTCCCGACTCTTGACCCACGGACAGGGGAAGTCATTGCGAACGTAGCTGAAGGGGATGCTGAAGATATCAACCGGGCTGTGAAAGCTGCAAGGAAGGCCTTTGATGAAGGACCTTGGCCTAAGATGACTGCTTAT GAAAGGTCGATGATAATGTTGAGATTCGCTGATTTGGTTGAGAAACACAGCGAAGAGCTCGCAGCTCTAGAGTCATGGGACAATGGGAAGACTTATGAACAAGCAATAACAGCAGAGATTCCAATGCTTGCCAGATTGTTCCGCTACTACGCTG GGTGGGCGGACAAGATTCATGGGCTTACAGTTCCAGCTGATGGAAACTATCATGTTCAGACACTGCATGAACCCATAGGAGTTGCTGGACAAATCATTCCCTGGAACTTTCCGCTTTTGATGTTTGCTTGGAAAGTTGGTCCTGCTCTTGCTTGTGGCAACACCATTGTCCTCAAAACCGCTGAACAAACTCCTCTCACTGCTTTCTACGTTGGCAAACTTTTCCTTGAA GCTGGTCTTCCTCCAGGTGTTCTGAATATAGTTTCTGGATTCGGCGCAACCGCTGGTACTTCTCTTGCAAGTCACATGGATGTAGACAAG CTTGCTTTCACAGGATCGACTGATACGGGCAAAGTTATACTTGGACTGGCTGCTAACAGCAATCTAAAGCCGGTGACTCTGGAACTTGGAGGGAAATCACCCTTCATTGTATTCGAAGATGCTGATATCGATAAAGCTGTGGAGCTTGCTCACTTTGCTCTCTTCTTTAATCAG gggCAATGTTGCTGCGCGGGGTCTCGGACATATGTTCATGAGAAAGTGTATGATGAGTTCGTTGAGAAAGCAAAGGCACGCGCACTAAAACGTGTCGTTGGTGATCCTTTCAAGAAAGGCATTGAACAGGGTCCTCAG atcgATTCAAAGCAATTTGAGAAAGTTATGAAGTACATAAGGTCAGGAGTGGAAAGCAATGCTACTCTTGAATGTGGTGGTGGGCAGTTTGGCGACAAAGGTTACTTCATCCAACCTACAGTCTTTTCTAATGttaag GATGACATGCTTATTGCTCAAGACGAGATTTTCGGTCCAGTCCAATCCATCTTGAAGTTCAG TGATGTTGATGAGGTGATAAGGAGGGCGAACAACACTAGATACGGACTAGCCGCAGGGGTTTTCACAAAGAGCCTGGACACTGCAAACAGGGTCTCGAGGGCTTTGAAAGCTGGCACCGTTTGGGTCAACTGTTTCGATGTCTTTGACGCAGCCATCCCCTTTGGTGGTTACAAGATGAGCGGCAACGGAAGAGAGAAAGGTATTTACAGTCTCAACAACTACTTGCAGGTCAAGGCAGTCGTCACTCCGCTTAATAACCCTGCATGGATCTGA
- the LOC108806574 gene encoding uncharacterized protein LOC108806574, whose amino-acid sequence MPYLAYIYDQNLFNSVSTLLPKKKLCFDPFGMEVLRAAPEPENTSDPLLGDSSCCSCLAVSSWWQRKTIDLHSNHRHEPRWWMRAFLKIREWSEIVAGPRWKTFIRQFNRDQRRGRAWDDSARHKYDTLSYKLNFKDEGEDEDDDDEAGFGGFRSFSVRYASVPVVFGKAPAVISIDSVK is encoded by the coding sequence ATGCCGTACTTGGCTTATATATACGACCAAAACCTTTTCAACTCTGTTTCGAcccttttaccaaaaaaaaaactctgtttcGACCCTTTTGGTATGGAAGTTCTGCGAGCAGCTCCCGAGCCGGAGAATACCTCTGATCCGCTTCTTGGTGACTCTTCTTGCTGTTCCTGCCTCGCTGTGTCCTCCTGGTGGCAGCGGAAGACGATTGATTTACACAGCAACCACCGCCACGAGCCACGGTGGTGGATGCGTGCGTTTCTGAAGATCCGAGAGTGGTCGGAGATCGTAGCTGGACCACGGTGGAAGACTTTCATCCGCCAGTTTAACCGCGATCAACGCCGTGGCCGCGCCTGGGACGATAGCGCCAGACACAAGTACGATACTTTGAGTTACAAGTTGAATTTTAAGGACGAAGGCGAAGACGAAGACGACGACGATGAAGCTGGATTCGGTGGGTTCCGGAGCTTCTCGGTGCGATACGCTTCTGTTCCCGTCGTTTTTGGTAAGGCTCCAGCCGTTATCAGCATTGACTCGGTGAAGTAA
- the LOC108809724 gene encoding probable cyclic nucleotide-gated ion channel 16, whose product MSNLHLYTSARFRNFPTAFSRRHHHNNDLQNQRGRSVFSELGDTTLDPSGDLITRWNHIFLITCLLALFLDPLYFYLPIVQAGTACMSIDIGFGILVTFFRTLADLSFLIHILLKFKTAFVSKSSRVFGRGELVMDRREIAIRYLKSEFIIDLAATLPLPQIMIWFVIPNAGEFRYAAHQNHTLSLIVLIQYVPRILVMLPLNRRIIKATGVAAKTAWSGAAYNLVLYLLVSHVLGSVWYVLSIQRQHECWRRECLKEMNATHSPSCTLVFLDCGSLRDPGRQAWMRITRVLSNCDARNDDDQHFQFGMFGDAFTNDVTSSPFFDKYFYCLWWGLRNLSSYGQSLAASTLSSETLFSCFICVAGLVFFSHLIGNVQNYLQSTTARLDEWRVRRRDTEEWMRHRQLPQELQERVRRFVQYKWLTTRGVDEEAILRALPLDLRRQIQRHLCLALVRRVPFFAQMDDQLIDAICERLVPSLNTKDTYVTREGDPVNEMLFIIRGQMESSTTDGGRSGFFNSITLRPGDFCGEELLTWALMPNINPNLPLSTRTVRTLSEVEAFALRAEDLKFVANQFRRLHSKKLQHAFRYYSHQWRAWGTGFIQAAWRRYMKRKLAMELARQEEGDDYYYDDDDDDDDGQYREDMPESSNNSSNNQNLNATILASKFAANTKRGVLGNQRGSSRIDPDDPTLKMPKMFKPEDPGFF is encoded by the exons ATGAGCAACCTCCATCTCTACACCTCCGCACGCTTCCGCAATTTCCCGACGGCTTTCTCCCGTCGCCACCATCACAACAACGACCTCCAAAACCAACGCGGCCGATCCGTTTTCTCCGAGCTAGGTGACACAACCCTCGACCCAAGCGGTGACCTAATCACGAGATGGAACCACATCTTCCTTATCACCTGCCTCCTCGCTCTCTTCCTCGACCCTCTCTACTTTTATCTCCCTATTGTCCAAGCCGGAACAGCCTGTATGTCTATAGACATCGGTTTCGGCATCCTCGTCACCTTCTTCCGTACCCTAGCCGATCTCTCTTTCCTCATTCACATTCTCCTCAAATTTAAAACCGCATTTGTCTCCAAATCGTCTAGAGTCTTTGGTCGCGGCGAGCTTGTCATGGACCGCCGTGAAATCGCGATTCGTTACCTTAAATCCGAGTTCATTATTGACCTCGCTGCCACGCTTCCTCTTCCTCAG ataatgatttggtttgtgaTCCCAAATGCTGGAGAGTTCAGATACGCAGCACATCAGAACCACACACTTTCCTTGATCGTCCTGATACAGTACGTGCCTCGCATCCTCGTCATGCTTCCCCTTAACCGTCGGATCATTAAAGCCACTGGAGTTGCGGCCAAAACAGCCTGGTCCGGTGCAGCCTACAATCTCGTACTCTACTTGCTTGTGAGCCAC GTTCTTGGTTCCGTTTGGTACGTTTTATCGATCCAGAGACAGCACGAATGCTGGAGAAGAGAATGCCTTAAGGAGATGAACGCCACGCATTCACCGTCTTGTACTCTCGTGTTTCTTGACTGTGGATCGTTGCGGGATCCGGGCAGACAAGCTTGGATGCGCATCACTAGGGTTCTCTCTAACTGTGATGCACGTAACGACGATGACCAGCATTTCCAGTTTGGTATGTTTGGTGATGCTTTCACTAATGATGTCACCTCTTCTCCTTTCTTTGATAAATACTTCTACTGTCTTTGGTGGGGTCTACGCAATCTCAG TTCTTATGGACAGAGTCTTGCAGCTAGTACATTGAGTAGTGAGACTTTATTCAGTTGTTTCATCTGTGTTGCGGGACTTGTTTTCTTCTCTCATCTTATTGGCAATGTTCAG AACTATCTGCAATCGACAACGGCTAGGTTAGATGAATGGAGAGTTAGAAGAAGAGATACAGAGGAATGGATGCGACACAGACAATTGCCACAAGAATTACAAGAGCGTGTGAGGCGGTTCGTCCAGTACAAATGGTTAACCACTCGTGGAGTCGACGAAGAAGCCATCCTCCGTGCTCTACCTTTGGATCTTCGTAGACAGATCCAACGGCATCTCTGTCTCGCTCTAGTTCGCCGT GTGCCATTCTTTGCACAGATGGACGACCAGCTCATAGACGCAATATGCGAGCGTTTAGTTCCATCGTTGAACACTAAAGATACATACGTGACACGGGAAGGCGATCCTGTAAACGAGATGCTTTTCATCATTAGAGGTCAGATGGAAAGTTCGACTACAGATGGTGGACGGTCAGGATTCTTTAACTCAATCACGCTTAGACCAGGAGATTTCTGTGGTGAAGAGCTCTTAACTTGGGCTTTAATGCCGAACATTAACCCGAATCTCCCCTTGTCCACGAGAACCGTGAGGACtctctctgaagtagaagcttTCGCTCTCAGAGCTGAGGACTTGAAGTTCGTAGCTAACCAATTCAGACGCCTCCACAGCAAGAAACTCCAACATGCTTTCAG ATACTATTCGCACCAATGGAGGGCTTGGGGAACTGGTTTTATACAAGCTGCATGGAGAAGATACATGAAGAGAAAGTTAGCTATGGAGTTAGCTAggcaagaagaaggagatgattactattatgatgatgatgatgatgatgatgatggtcaaTACCGAGAGGACATGCCTGAAAGTAGTAACAACAGCAGCAATAATCAGAACTTGAATGCAACGATATTAGCGTCTAAGTTTGCAGCTAATACGAAGAGAGGTGTTTTAGGGAACCAAAGAGGGTCTTCGAGAATTGATCCTGATGATCCGACTTTGAAGATGCCTAAAATGTTTAAACCAGAGGATCCAGGAttcttctga
- the LOC108806240 gene encoding RING-H2 finger protein ATL48 — protein MSGIEPDMEDLFQEKKRVRNPLVPLGAFATAGVLTAGLISFRRGNSQLGQVLMRARVVVQGATVALMVGTAYYYGDNPWKK, from the exons atgagtgGGATAGAACCAGACATGGAAGATCTGTTCCAGGAGAAGAAGCGTGTTAGGAACCCTCTTGTCCCTCTCG GTGCGTTTGCGACGGCGGGAGTGCTAACGGCTGGGCTGATTAGTTTCAGAAGAGGGAACTCTCAGTTGGGTCAGGTTTTGATGAGAGCTAGAGTGGTCGTCCAAGGTGCCACTGTCGCTCTTATGGTTGGAACCGCTTACTACTACGGTGATAATCCCTGGAAGAAATGA
- the LOC108812773 gene encoding protein EDS1B, which translates to MALVAFSGINNDLITRSWMASARAYNTDHFHKEEEREVVFVAFRPSFLEKDCFAPENKSPFGETKMNRAQFPCMRSIGNDVDATVNESFLKNFQLLTSPTTSFCDYVKTVVERRQSQRIVFTGHSTGGATAILATVWYLETYFKKQRSSGFPFPEPLCVTFGAPLVGDYVFNHALGRENWSRFFVNFVTRFDLVPRIMLARKASTKQALPHVLSRLDPRSVAIQENDQIIPGFYTTVMKETATVAHHAVCELIGYGDAFLETFSSFLDLSPYRPAGTFVFYTGTGLFSVSNSDAILQILFYASQSSNQHELSLVPYQSVKDHRSYEEMVHTMAAKPLNHLDLHHLPLDGDPTLLDLGLSTRARQCVRAAFEAEKQRVDNQTKIYNKLPKIVEKLTWIEDEYKPRCKTHKNGYYDSFKYSNEEKDFRANVNRAELAGLFDEVLGLVKKGLLPDGFEGHREWIELSTRYRRLIEPLDISNYHRHLKNEDTGPYMLKGRPNRYKHAQRGYEHELLKAGKSAEEIKESRCGSCFWADVEELKGKAYESVEVKRFEKLVEGWIRDGEIDDEQIFLEGSTFRKWWHSLPEEHKRSSLLRERMGGETIST; encoded by the exons ATGGCGTTAGTAGCTTTTTCCGGAATCAATAACGATCTAATCACCAGATCATGGATGGCATCGGCCAGAGCTTACAACACCGACCACTTCCACAAGGAAGAAGAAAGGGAAGTCGTCTTTGTCGCTTTCAGACCATCTTTCTTGGAGAAAGATTGTTTTGCTCCGGAGAACAAGTCTCCCTTTGGAGAAACCAAGATGAATCGTGCTCAGTTCCCTTGTATGAGGAGCATCGGCAACGACGTTGACGCCACTGTTAACGAATCTTTCCTTAAGAACTTTCAACTTCTCACTTCTCCAACAACCTCATTTTGTGATTAT gtCAAAACGGTTGTGGAGAGACGACAAAGTCAACGGATAGTGTTCACAGGACATTCTACAGGAGGTGCGACTGCAATCTTAGCAACGGTTTGGTACCTGGAGACATACTTCAAGAAGCAGAGGAGTAGTGGTTTCCCTTTCCCCGAGCCTCTCTGCGTGACCTTTGGAGCTCCTTTGGTAGGCGACTATGTCTTCAACCACGCGCTTGGGAGAGAGAACTGGAGCCGGTTCTTCGTCAACTTCGTCACTAGATTCGATCTCGTCCCTCGGATAATGCTTGCTCGAAAAGCATCGACCAAGCAAGCTCTTCCCCATGTTCTTTCCCGGTTGGATCCTAGATCTGTCGCGATCCAAGAAAACGACCAGATCATCCCGGGGTTCTACACAACGGTGATGAAAGAGACGGCGACCGTCGCTCACCATGCCGTCTGTGAATTGATTGGCTACGGAGATGCGTTTCTGGAGACTTTTTCCAGCTTCCTTGACCTGAGTCCTTACAGACCAGCAGGCACTTTTGTCTTCTATACAGGGACAGGATTGTTCTCGGTGAGCAACTCAGACGCCATTCTTCAGATTCTGTTTTACGCTTCCCAGTCCAGCAACCAGCATGAGCTGTCTTTAGTTCCATATCAAAGCGTAAAAGATCATCGCAGCTATGAAGAAATGGTACACACAATGGCCGCGAAACCGTTGAACCATTTGGATTTGCATCACTTGCCTTTAGATGGAGATCCTACCCTCCTTGACCTCGGACTG AGCACAAGAGCCAGACAATGCGTGCGTGCTGCATTCGAGGCAGAGAAGCAACGAGTTGATAATCAGACCAAGATATACAACAAACTTCCTAAAATAGTAGAGAAGCTGACGTGGATAGAGGACGAATACAAGCCGAGGtgtaaaactcataaaaacgGGTACTATGACTCCTTCAAGTATTCTAATGAAGAGAAAGACTTCAGAGCCAACGTCAATAGAGCTGAGCTAGCTGGTCTATTCGACGAGGTGCTCGGTCTAGTGAAGAAAGGTCTGCTTCCAGATGGATTCGAGGGTCACCGAGAGTGGATCGAGCTATCAACTCGCTACCGCAGATTAATAGAACCGCTTGATATTTCAAACTACCACAGACATTTAAAGAACGAAGACACGGGACCTTATATGCTCAAAGGAAGACCGAACCGATACAAACACGCTCAGAGAGGGTACGAGCATGAGCTGTTGAAGGCGGGAAAGAGTGCAGAGGAGATAAAGGAATCTCGTTGCGGGTCTTGCTTTTGGGCTGACGTTGAAGAGCTCAAGGGAAAAGCATATGAAAGTGTCGAGGTTAAGAGATTTGAAAAGTTAGTTGAAGGATGGATCAGAGACGGGGAGATTGATGATGAGCAAATATTTCTGGAGGGTTCAACGTTTAGAAAGTGGTGGCATTCACTTCCTGAGGAACACAAACGCTCTTCTCTGCTGCGAGAGCGTATGGGTGGTGAAACAATATCCACTTGA